One Diadema setosum chromosome 8, eeDiaSeto1, whole genome shotgun sequence genomic window carries:
- the LOC140232318 gene encoding uncharacterized protein, with amino-acid sequence MNEAAMAKPVSAPARMSSRDDIWKDIRDWAKPSGRGEGEETEDGDQSRVIGSQIKDNITEQRLLESRLLDLSKERYKFIVHVAWQRKAFIDKQKSKTGVMKDLLRNVDTSLDTCPAKQDSKNQSARLAEKLTSYRDLVKKTYSEQRRMEMLKKVEDPDEMRPIIPGTYESIYKTEPTFSARNRSRQQHGEFGLDRRRPHNLRMFPAITPSSPKPRQQSVSPSLTRRPTTRLSSTSNRLPEPNLRPSAAAIKPSTTIPGSRYNVPRYLKYRSVYDGRFKGLERSLSATYDGSSGPSIESILDGLPTRSMSVAL; translated from the coding sequence ATGAACGAAGCAGCCATGGCTAAACCGGTCAGTGCGCCTGCGCGAATGTCATCGCGCGACGACATCTGGAAGGATATACGCGATTGGGCGAAACCGAGTGGGCGCGGCGAAGGAGAAGAGACCGAGGACGGGGACCAGAGCCGAGTGATTGGCTCACAGATCAAAGACAACATCACAGAGCAGAGACTCCTCGAGAGCAGGCTCCTCGATCTCTCGAAGGAGCGCTACAAATTCATCGTCCATGTTGCCTGGCAACGTAAGGCATTCATAGACAAGCAAAAGAGCAAGACAGGTGTGATGAAAGACCTCCTGAGGAATGTTGATACCTCTCTGGACACGTGCCCCGCGAAACAGGACAGCAAGAATCAGAGCGCGCGTCTGGCGGAGAAGCTGACCTCTTACCGCGACCTGGTGAAGAAGACCTACAGCGAGCAACGCCGAATGGAGATGCTCAAGAAAGTGGAGGACCCCGATGAGATGCGTCCCATCATTCCCGGCACTTATGAGTCCATATACAAGACCGAGCCCACGTTCAGCGCACGAAATCGCAGTCGACAACAGCACGGCGAATTCGGCTTGGACCGGAGGAGACCGCACAACCTGCGCATGTTCCCCGCCATTACGCCCTCTTCGCCCAAGCCTCGACAGCAAAGTGTGTCGCCCAGTCTCACGAGGCGGCCTACTACGAGATTGAGCAGCACGTCGAACCGCCTACCCGAGCCGAATCTGCGGCCGAGCGCGGCGGCGATAAAACCGTCGACAACCATACCCGGCTCGCGGTACAACGTCCCGCGCTATCTGAAATATCGATCGGTGTACGATGGTCGATTCAAGGGGCTTGAACGATCGCTGTCTGCCACTTACGATGGGTCGTCTGGGCCTAGCATTGAGAGCATACTGGATGGCTTACCGACACGAAGCATGTCTGTAGCTCTCTAA